TTCGATAAAAAAATCAATGTTTTCTCCGAAAAAGTCTGGGCGATTTTGGCTATTCAAAGCTATCTTTTAATTAATTTATTCATTTGGGTCAACTGTTGCTTTATTTGAGTTAATATTTGATATCGAAATAATATAACTTGTCAAAAATAAATAATCCAAATTTAGATTACAGAATGCACTCAAAACACCTATTCATTTTTATTATTTTATTTTCAATCAAAGTAAATTCCCAAATTTTAGAGCCTATTTTAGACCCTAGTAAAAATTTTCGCGCAGCAGATTCGCTGTTGAAAGAACCTAGCTTCTCGGTTCACAGAGACAATTATTTTTTGACAGGAATACCAGTCAATACACATGTTACCAGTGATAATGCAGATGTAAAATACCAGGTAAGTTTTAAGCTTAGATTGAATTCAAAACCTCTGTGGGGTGGTTTTTTTCCTTATTTGATGTACACACAAAAAGCTTTTTGGGATATTTATGCCAATTCAAAACCATTTTCAGAAATTAATTTTAATCCGGGTGTAGCTCTTGTCCGTCCTTTTTATTTGAAAGGCGGAAGGCTCACGTATGGGGCAATCTCAATGGAACATGAATCAAATGGCAGGGATTCTATTTATTCAAGAACCTGGAACATGCTTGCTTTCTCTTTAAAATCACAGATTTCACCACGTTGGGTAGTGGGTTTGAGAGGATGGATTCCTCTTGTGGATAAGGAAGATAATCCCGGACTTACAAAATATGTGGGATATGGCGAAGCGAGTGCCACTTATCAGATACTACCCGGACGATGGAGCGCCGACATTCTTTTCAGAAAAGGAAGCGGTCTTATCAATTATGGGTCTTTACAGACACAGCTAAACTGGCGACCATACAGAAACGAAAATTATTATCTCACCCTGCAATGGTTTGTAGGTTATACAGAAAATTTAATCTACTATCAGGAGCATAGAAGCATGTTGCGTCTTGGATTTACGATAAAGCCGGAGAATATGGGGATTTTTTAAGGTAAAGCAGTATTGTGTTTTATAATATGAACTTTGCTACTTGGAATATTTTCAGAGCAATTTTTTTAAATGAACTTAGATCACTTATATGGTGAAAAAATTCTAAAGTTTTTTCTCCAAATAAATAAACTCCAAAGGCTCATCAGAAACCGTAACATGAATACCACTCTCAGGAAAAGCCTCACGTTCGCCCGTATCTACATATCCATGACGCTTGTACCAGGCAATGAGCTCTTCCCGAACCGAAATAACTGTCATAATAATAGAAGATAGTCTTAATGTCTTTGCATGGTTTTCGGCTTCTGCCAAAAGCTTTTTCCCGATGCCGCTGTTTTGAAGTTCAGGTGAAACCGTCAGCATTCCTAAATACAATTGATGCTCTTTTTCCACCAATAAAACCGAACCTATAATGGCATTGTTCTCAGTGTATTTCAGAATCGTGTTTTTGGGATCCTGAAAGATTTCAGTCATTTCTTCTTTGTCGGTTCTTTTTCCTTCCAGTAGATGCGCTTCGGTTGTCCAGCCTTTTTTGGAAGATTCACCTCTGTAAGCTGAGTTGATCAGGGTTACTAATGCGGAAATATCTTCTAGTGATGCTTTTGTAATCATTTTTGTGAAATGTTAGATGTGAAATGTAAAGTTGAATTCAATAAAAAAGCAAAATTACAATTTGATGAAGAATCAAAGAGAATGTATTTTAAATTTATGTAAGCGGATATGTAAAGAAAATTCTTAAAATTTACATCTAAAGAATGTTTTGAAAGCATATTTGCTCAAAAAAACGACTGAAGTTTATTTCAGTCGTTTTTATGTGGTGATAATTAAAATTTGTTACACAAAAAAGCTTTCAACTCCTTATGAGTTCCAATATCTTCACAGCGAGTTTCTTGAACTAACAAGGCTAAATTTAATTTCGAGACTTCATTGCGATGTCTTTCATAATTACTTGATAACAACCAATTACAATTCCTTTGATCGGTTTTGAAGTAGTAATTCCGCCATTATCCCTCAAAGCCCCACGCACTCTTTGAGAATAAACAATCTGACCGAGATTTAAATCATAAACTTCTAATTGAATAATATAATAATTCGAATTTTTTCCATAATAATACTGATCAACTGTAAAATTGTCAATATATTTTCCAGCAATAGAATTCAGAGAACGGCTATTCTCATTATGATATTTAATATTTATAAAATAATCATAATTTGTTCCTTTTTTTAAATCTAAAATTACAGATTTACTTGGATTTAAAGGAATTTTATTTGCAATTAAAAGCGAATTATCATTTAATGAATTTACCAATCTATTATTCAAATACTTTGAAAAGTCTTTAACAACTATTTGTGTCAGTTTCTCCTTAATACTATAATCTGCATCTATATTTCCTAAAAGCCATTTTCCATTTGAAAAATCAATTCCAGTTGTTTGAGTTGGGATCTCTTTTTGATAAACTCCACGGCTGCACGATGAAAAATAAATATTAAGGGATAACAACAGAGGAAATAGAATGTTTTTTTTCATTATACATGTTTTATTTTTTTATAAAACTACGAAAACAATAAAATAATCTTGTAAAAAATAAACTAATAATTTTCTTAGCTCATTTGATCATTTTATTCGCCCTAATTGCTAATAATAAATACTTGCGTGACCAGGTTTAATTTCAGGAAACATTTATTTTAAGCATAATCTTGACTGATTTTGCTAATGAATGGACGAAATGGTTAATGTTAAGATTTAAACATAAATCATCATGTCAATCTTTGCGTTCACTAACCTGACGCTCGCGCTAGCTGGAAGAACTTATATGGTGAGTTGTTGAAAATTTGAAACAATACTTAAGTATTAATACTTATTTTTTTTTTAAAAACCTGCGTTTTGGCAGTTTTTATTCCAATTTTAGCTTTTATTTTTGCTTTATAAATAAGTAAAATACTTAGATTTAAGTTTGATACTTAGAAAATAAACAGTACTAAACGATTAATTTTTTTTGATATGAGTTCAATTTCAACAAATCAACCGCTTTCAAGTTTAAACATTTTTAGTGGCAAAGGAGTTCAGATGCGTACCTTCCATATTACATGGTTAGCATTTTTCTTTTGCTTTTTTGCATGGTTTGGTATGGCATCACTTATGCCGATCGCCAAAGAGCAATTGCATCTGACAAAAGACCAATTGGGTAATATTCAGATTGCATCTGTATCGGCAACTATTATCGCCAGATTATTAATAGGCCGATTGGTTGATAAATTTGGACCAAGAATAATTTATACATGGTTATTACTGATTTGCTCCGTACCAGTATTACTGATTGGTATTTCACAATCATATGAGAGTTTCCTGTTTTTTAGATTGGCTATCGGAGTTATTGGAGCTTCTTTTGTGATCACACAGTTTCATACTTCAGTAATGTTTGCCCCATCCATTAAAGGAACTGCCAATGCTACAGCAGGAGGATTCGGTAATGCAGGTGCCGGTTTAGCTAATATTACGATGCCTCTTATTGCAGCCGGATTTGTAGGATTAGGAGTGTGTACTAAAGAAGACAGCTGGAGATATGCCATGATTGTTCCCGGAGTACTATTATTGGTTTTTGCTTTTTTATATTTCAGATTTACCAAAGATTTGCCAAATGGTAATTATAAAGAACTTGGAATAGAAACAGCCAATAAAGAAAACACTTTTATGCTGGCTGTAAAAGACTACCGTACCTGGGTTTTGACCATTGCTTATGCAGCTTGTTTTGGCGTTGAAATCACGATTGATAATTTTGCCCCGATTTATTTTACCGATACTTTTGGTGCTAGTTTGAAAACAGCAGGAATCTGCGCAGGTATTTTTGGATTAATCAATCTTTTTGCAAGACCATTAGGCGGAATCGTTGCTGACAAAGTAGGTAAGAGATATGGTTTTTCGGGAAAAAATTTATTGCTTGCATTACTGCTTCTTATAGAAGGTGTAGGTGTTATTTTCTTTGGAATGACAAATCAATTAGGACTTGCAATCTTTTTAATGTTCTTGTTTGGAATGAGTTTAAAAATGGCAAATGGAGCAACTTATAGTCTTGTACCCTTCGTAAATCCAAAAGCGGTAGGCAGTGTTGCCGGAATTGTAGGAGCAGGCGGAAATATAGGCGCGATGTTGATTGCTTTCCTGTTCAAAGCTAAAGCAGTTAAATTTACTAAAGATGTGATTGACGAAAGCGGAGTATCACAAACCAAAGATTTGATTGATTATACAAGTGCATTTTATGTATTGGGAATCATTATTCTGGCAACAGGATTTGTAGTTTTGGCTATAAAACTTTTAGTTAAAGATAAAGAAGAAGAGAAATTATCTGCAGCTGTAAATTTAGCGTACCAAACAGTAAAATCTTAAATCTGCAAAAACAAAATAGTATCTGTTTTTGTTTAAAAAGAAAGTTTGTCGATGAAGACAGCCTTTCTTTTTTGCAATTTTTATAGTAAGATTAATCAGATCGCTTGTCTTTGCGAGAACGGATTGCACCCGAGCGAATAGCTAACTGACGGAGTAAATTCTCGTTATCGGCTGCGTTCCTGTCAATGACGCTTTTTAAACATTCCAATAATCCTCAAACTTGTCATTCCGACGTAGGAGGAATCTCCGCAAGTAATTCCGCAATCAAAGTCTCCAATCTTTGTAGAGTTTCTAACGAAGATTCTTCGTTCCTCAGAATGACAAACTGTACGTAAAACATAATGAATTCAATCCAATTCGTTGCGTTCACGAGCGGGACGCTTGCGCCAGCCTGCGAGACTTGGTAAATAACAACTTATATGAATTATGAAAATTGTATCTTACAAAAGCAGCTTTGTTTTTTTACAAAAACCTGTTTTCGTTTAAGAATTTTAAATATCTTTGAAATATGAGCACACTAACAAAACCAAAACATATCGGCAGAAATATAAGCCGTATCAGAGAGCTTAAAGATATGAAACAGGAAGCACTGGCGCAGGCTTTAGGAATGAGCCAGCAGGCAGTTTCTGTTATTGAAAACAGCGAAACGGTAGACGAACAAAAACTAATTGAGGTTGCAAAAGCTCTTGAAGTTTCAGTCGAAGCAATTGAAAACTTTTCAGATGAAGGTTTTATCAATTACTTTAATAGTTTTCATGATAATGTTGTTACTACAGGAAGTATTTTTGCAACGAATTGTACTTTTAATGCTTTAGATAAAGTAGTTGAACTTTACGAACGTTTGGTGCAGGCTGAAAAAGATAAAGTTGAATATTTAGAGAAATTATTAAACGGGAAATGAACTTTTTTTGAAAGATATATTGAAATGAGAAGAGATCTGTAAGGTCTCTTTTTTTGTTTAAGAGCGAGACTCTCAGTGGCTGATGCGAGTGTCCCAATGGTGTATATTCAAACTGTAACCTGCATTTTTTTGATATCAAAAAGTAAAAAAAGTTAATTTCCAGATTCGGAGTCTTCGATAAGAATTATATTGTTATTATTAATTTCTGTAATTTGTTCAACGAATATGCTCTTTATTTTTTTATTCAAATCTCTCATATTATTAAATTCATTAACATTAATTTTTTTGACAAGTAAATTATGAAGATTTGTATTTAATTTAAGTTTAAAGTTTTCTTCATATTTTTTAATGATTTCATTAAATCTAAAATTGATGAATTGAAGCTTATCTGAATTATTTAATAAATTGAATTGACCTTTATAATCGAATCTGGATCGTAATTCAGGAGATATTCTTTCTTTAAAATTATCCTTTGAGATATTAGAAGTAAATACAATTATATATCCATTTACATCAATTTCTTCGCCTAATGAATTTGTTAACTTACCACTTTCTAAAACATCTAAAAAATAATTAAACACTGCAGAATTAGATTTCTCAAATTCATCAATTAAGATTAGGCCAATATCTGATTTTTCAACTCTAGCAAAAAGCTCTCCCCCTTCACTTCCTATATATCCTCTAGGACTTCCTATTAGTGAGTTTAGAGCGTCATTACTACTGTAATTTCCAAAATTAATTTTAGCAAGTTTTTTTTGACTATTAAGAGATTTGTGTATTACTCTTGCAACTTCAGTTTTCCCTACACCAGAGTCACCCATCAAAAACAATGACAAAACTTTATTTTCTCCTAATTTATTGAATACTCTGAAATTTTTAATTAGTTCTTCAAATTCATCTTTAAATTTATCATGTCCGTATAGTTTATTCCGAAAAAGATCTGTAAACTTATCAATTTCAAAATCAGATAAATCAATAATGCGTTTGATTTTTAAAGTTTTTTCATCTGTTTTTTCGTCTATTTCGATTTCTTCATTAATAATTTCTAAATCTTCAAAACTATCAAAACAATATCTTAACTCGTGAGACAAAATATCTTTATATTTTTTGTCTGAAATAAATATTGTATCATCTTCAAAATATGGAAAGAGTTGCTCAAAGGTTATTTGTAAACTGTCAGAATTATTAAAAGAATTAGCAATTGACGAAATATCAATTATATGTTTATCCGTGTCCAATAGTGATATTTTTTCTTCAGATAAATAATATGTAATACTTTTAATTTCAAGACCTTCATTTTCAATTGAATTTTTATATGTCCTAAAATTCTTTTTTTCAATAAACAACAATATTTTCACCATTAGATTGTTTTTTTAATAGGATTATTTATATTCTGAATTATAGCTAAAAGATCAATATAATGGTAATCTTTTACATCAACATTACTAGAATCTCTCACAAATAAATTGTTCGCTATATTATTTTCTTGATACTGGCTATCATTAATTTCTGCTGATGTTGAATTTTGATTTTGACTGTTACCAAGTTCTGTAAAGAACTCAAAAGAATTTTTTAAGGCTTCTATTTTTATTTTTCCCTTATATAGTCCAACTAAAGATACTTTTCCTATTGACAAATCATCAACACTGTAAGAACTTTCAAATTCGCTTTCAAATGTTAATGGAATTTTTATTAAAATATTATCATTTAGGTCTTCAATAGATCCTTTCATTCTATATGAATAATCCTTAAACATAGAATTAAAAAGGTTGTTGATATCTATGCCGTCAGCACCTGGAATAGCCATTCCTTTTAAAGAACCATTAGTAAATAGCTTGACAGTTCTAAGTTCTTTTTCATTGTCTAATGAAAGATTGACATTGTTAATTTTTATAAGTTCTCCTTCTTCAATATTTGTGAAATCAGAAATAGATTTACTTTTTTCAATAATTTCATTTAAAATGATTGATTTTGTAGTTTTTATTTCAAAAGTTTCTAAAACTTTTTGAGAATCTGATTTCGAGTTTTTTTTACCGATTTCTCCTTCAGTATTGAAAATATTTAGAAATTTCATTCCTAGTTTGCCTCTATAATCAATATCGTTTTCAGTATTATTCTCTAAATGATATTCACCTCCTATTTTAATGATATTACTAAGCATCATTTTTATTTCATATACTTTAGGAAAATTTATGTAATAGATATTAAAAATCATTTTTCACTTTTTTAAATTATAATTTATTTTTGAATTGCATTCGTTTTATAAAATACAATAATCAAACATAAGGAAGTTATTTGAAATATAAAAGCCACAAAATTACAAGAAAAACCTAGTAATATGTGGCTGTAAATTTTATAGTTAGAATTTTACTATCCCAAGAAAGCTTTCAACTCCTCATAAGTCCCAATCTTCACACTAACTTTCTCCTCATTGATAACACTCTCAATCTGTGTTGGAATCGGAAGTGTAATCCCTAAAGCAGGTTCAACCACATCTAAGAATTTAATTGGGTGAGCCGTTTCTAAGAAAATACCAATGGCGTTAGGAAATTTTTTAAGTTCTTTTTTTAAACCTAAATACCCAACCGCACCGTGAGGTTCTGCGATGTAACCGTTGGTGTTATAAATTTTCTTTAGAGCTTCAAGGGTTTGTTCATCGGTATAGCTATAAGAAGAGAAGTCTTTTTCGAAAGCCTTTAAATCATTATTATATAATTCCTGAATTCTAATAAAGTTACTTGGGTTTCCAACATCCATGGCGTTAGAAATGGTTGCTTTAGAAGGTTTCGGGTCGTACTTTCCGTTTTCTAAGAACCTTGGTACGGTGTCGTTTACATTTGTAGACGCTACAAAATGTTCAATTGGTAAACCTAATTTCTTTGCCATAATTCCGGCACAGATATTCCCGAAGTTCCCGCTTGGGCAGGAGAAAACTAAAGGTTTGTTTTGGCTCTTCAATGCTTTGTAAGCAAAGAAGAAATAAAACATTTGTGGCAGCCAGCGTGCAATATTAATAGAATTCGCAGAAGTCAGGTTTTTGTGCGCTAAAGTTTCATCCAAAAATGCTTTTTTCACCATATCCTGGCAATCGTCAAAAACACCGTCAACTTCCAAAGCTTTAATGTTTTGCCCTAAAGTAGTCAATTGTTTTTCCTGAATATCACTC
The Flavobacterium flavigenum genome window above contains:
- a CDS encoding GNAT family N-acetyltransferase; the protein is MITKASLEDISALVTLINSAYRGESSKKGWTTEAHLLEGKRTDKEEMTEIFQDPKNTILKYTENNAIIGSVLLVEKEHQLYLGMLTVSPELQNSGIGKKLLAEAENHAKTLRLSSIIMTVISVREELIAWYKRHGYVDTGEREAFPESGIHVTVSDEPLEFIYLEKKL
- a CDS encoding phospholipase A, which codes for MSKINNPNLDYRMHSKHLFIFIILFSIKVNSQILEPILDPSKNFRAADSLLKEPSFSVHRDNYFLTGIPVNTHVTSDNADVKYQVSFKLRLNSKPLWGGFFPYLMYTQKAFWDIYANSKPFSEINFNPGVALVRPFYLKGGRLTYGAISMEHESNGRDSIYSRTWNMLAFSLKSQISPRWVVGLRGWIPLVDKEDNPGLTKYVGYGEASATYQILPGRWSADILFRKGSGLINYGSLQTQLNWRPYRNENYYLTLQWFVGYTENLIYYQEHRSMLRLGFTIKPENMGIF
- a CDS encoding helix-turn-helix domain-containing protein translates to MSTLTKPKHIGRNISRIRELKDMKQEALAQALGMSQQAVSVIENSETVDEQKLIEVAKALEVSVEAIENFSDEGFINYFNSFHDNVVTTGSIFATNCTFNALDKVVELYERLVQAEKDKVEYLEKLLNGK
- a CDS encoding MFS transporter, producing the protein MSSISTNQPLSSLNIFSGKGVQMRTFHITWLAFFFCFFAWFGMASLMPIAKEQLHLTKDQLGNIQIASVSATIIARLLIGRLVDKFGPRIIYTWLLLICSVPVLLIGISQSYESFLFFRLAIGVIGASFVITQFHTSVMFAPSIKGTANATAGGFGNAGAGLANITMPLIAAGFVGLGVCTKEDSWRYAMIVPGVLLLVFAFLYFRFTKDLPNGNYKELGIETANKENTFMLAVKDYRTWVLTIAYAACFGVEITIDNFAPIYFTDTFGASLKTAGICAGIFGLINLFARPLGGIVADKVGKRYGFSGKNLLLALLLLIEGVGVIFFGMTNQLGLAIFLMFLFGMSLKMANGATYSLVPFVNPKAVGSVAGIVGAGGNIGAMLIAFLFKAKAVKFTKDVIDESGVSQTKDLIDYTSAFYVLGIIILATGFVVLAIKLLVKDKEEEKLSAAVNLAYQTVKS
- the thrC gene encoding threonine synthase, yielding MKYYSLNHNAPKVSFQEAVIQGLASDKGLYFPENITPLDPSFFDKIESLSHEEIAFEAIKQFVGDEIPEAKLKEIIADTLVFDFPVVKVEDGIYSLELFHGPTMAFKDVGARFMSRCLGYFNKDKKDAKNTVLVATSGDTGGAVASGFLGVDGVDVVILYPSGKVSDIQEKQLTTLGQNIKALEVDGVFDDCQDMVKKAFLDETLAHKNLTSANSINIARWLPQMFYFFFAYKALKSQNKPLVFSCPSGNFGNICAGIMAKKLGLPIEHFVASTNVNDTVPRFLENGKYDPKPSKATISNAMDVGNPSNFIRIQELYNNDLKAFEKDFSSYSYTDEQTLEALKKIYNTNGYIAEPHGAVGYLGLKKELKKFPNAIGIFLETAHPIKFLDVVEPALGITLPIPTQIESVINEEKVSVKIGTYEELKAFLG
- a CDS encoding AAA family ATPase — encoded protein: MVKILLFIEKKNFRTYKNSIENEGLEIKSITYYLSEEKISLLDTDKHIIDISSIANSFNNSDSLQITFEQLFPYFEDDTIFISDKKYKDILSHELRYCFDSFEDLEIINEEIEIDEKTDEKTLKIKRIIDLSDFEIDKFTDLFRNKLYGHDKFKDEFEELIKNFRVFNKLGENKVLSLFLMGDSGVGKTEVARVIHKSLNSQKKLAKINFGNYSSNDALNSLIGSPRGYIGSEGGELFARVEKSDIGLILIDEFEKSNSAVFNYFLDVLESGKLTNSLGEEIDVNGYIIVFTSNISKDNFKERISPELRSRFDYKGQFNLLNNSDKLQFINFRFNEIIKKYEENFKLKLNTNLHNLLVKKINVNEFNNMRDLNKKIKSIFVEQITEINNNNIILIEDSESGN